A window of Ignavibacterium sp. contains these coding sequences:
- a CDS encoding lipopolysaccharide biosynthesis protein, with protein sequence MKLKEQTVSGIIWSFIDNSLTQIITFIVGIILARLLSPAEFGLVGMVGIFIVISQSFVDSGFSNALIRKKDCTTNDYSTIFYFNLAVSFFFYSVLFASSGLISDFFNEPKLIDITRVVSLSILINAFGLVQQTQLTKNIQIKIQTKISIVANISSGIIAVTMAYFGFSVWSLVFRNLSNVFVRNLLLWYFSKWRPSLVFSFSSLKEMFSFGSKLLFSGLLDKIFENIYYFIVGKFFSAEQLGYYSRADTFARLPSSNINGVVQRISYPVLVKIQDDDAALKRALKKLIKTTMFITFFLMIIMAASAESLIITLIGKKWIPSVEYLQLLCFSLMLFPLHSLNLNMLNVKGRSDLFLKLEIIKKIIAIPCCSYRNISGN encoded by the coding sequence ATGAAACTTAAAGAACAAACTGTATCCGGAATCATCTGGAGTTTTATAGACAATTCCTTAACTCAAATAATAACTTTTATAGTTGGAATAATTCTGGCGAGATTATTAAGCCCTGCAGAGTTTGGACTTGTGGGAATGGTCGGAATTTTCATTGTAATCAGTCAGTCATTTGTTGACAGCGGCTTCAGCAATGCACTTATCAGAAAAAAAGATTGTACAACCAATGACTATAGCACAATTTTTTATTTTAATCTTGCAGTCTCATTTTTTTTCTACTCTGTGCTTTTTGCTTCTTCCGGACTGATTTCAGATTTTTTTAATGAACCAAAACTGATTGATATAACCAGAGTTGTAAGTTTAAGTATTCTTATTAATGCCTTCGGACTCGTTCAGCAAACTCAGCTAACAAAAAATATTCAGATAAAAATTCAGACTAAAATTTCTATCGTCGCAAATATAAGTTCTGGTATAATTGCGGTGACCATGGCATACTTTGGATTTAGTGTCTGGAGTCTTGTATTCAGAAATCTTTCAAATGTATTTGTAAGGAATTTGCTATTGTGGTATTTCAGTAAGTGGCGTCCTTCTTTGGTTTTTTCATTTAGTTCTCTAAAAGAAATGTTTTCTTTTGGGTCCAAACTTTTGTTCTCCGGGCTATTAGATAAAATTTTCGAAAATATTTATTATTTTATTGTAGGTAAGTTTTTCTCCGCAGAGCAACTTGGTTATTATTCCAGGGCTGATACTTTTGCACGGCTGCCTTCCTCTAACATTAATGGAGTTGTTCAGAGAATCAGTTATCCTGTTCTTGTAAAAATCCAGGATGATGATGCGGCTCTTAAAAGAGCTCTTAAGAAACTTATTAAAACTACAATGTTTATTACTTTTTTCTTAATGATTATCATGGCAGCTTCAGCAGAGTCACTTATTATAACACTAATAGGTAAAAAATGGATTCCATCAGTTGAATATCTTCAATTATTATGCTTTTCTCTGATGCTTTTCCCTCTTCATTCGCTTAACTTAAATATGCTTAATGTTAAAGGAAGATCGGATTTATTTCTTAAACTTGAAATTATTAAAAAAATAATTGCAATTCCCTGTTGTTCTTACCGGAATATTTCTGGGAATTAA
- a CDS encoding sugar-transfer associated ATP-grasp domain-containing protein yields the protein MSIFTKIKNRLLFCLIPHGKWIWEFFNNLKKFEGKKSVEKIIFSFNKGFYIDSIELCKINRKNYSNFLSDKIYNKIHPINGVYSSIIDNKLYLPFLFKDYPEIIPKYFYFLSNGRKIILSKDLSKDTGFLDLLKQQNKLVLKHCYSSLGEGFYLLEYNSSRYYVNKKEISIEELEKLIQSLNDYICTEYIKQHKYANEIYSKSSNTVRLLLLWNSEVNSFIIANSFHRFGMQNKLVDNIGNGGGILYYIDTVSGKLRGHGLLKYYNKPIDLHNNFYHPETETRVEGIQIPNWNNIIEKIISVMNNLSFLKYVGIDIIITDNGFKIIELNSHPTLAPLQVEKGIWESEPLKKFFSEIIK from the coding sequence ATGAGTATATTCACAAAAATTAAAAACCGATTGTTGTTTTGTTTAATACCGCATGGAAAATGGATTTGGGAATTTTTTAACAATCTAAAAAAGTTTGAGGGGAAAAAAAGTGTTGAAAAAATAATTTTTTCATTTAATAAAGGATTTTACATTGATTCCATTGAGCTTTGTAAAATTAATAGAAAAAATTACAGTAATTTTCTTAGTGACAAAATCTACAATAAAATTCATCCTATAAATGGGGTTTATTCATCGATAATCGATAATAAGTTGTATCTTCCTTTTTTATTTAAAGACTATCCTGAAATCATCCCTAAATATTTTTATTTTTTGAGTAATGGAAGAAAAATCATACTCTCCAAAGATTTAAGTAAAGACACGGGTTTTTTAGATTTATTAAAACAGCAAAATAAATTAGTTCTTAAACATTGTTATTCTTCTTTAGGCGAAGGATTCTACCTTTTAGAATACAATAGTTCCAGATATTATGTCAATAAGAAAGAAATCTCCATAGAAGAATTAGAAAAATTAATTCAATCTTTAAATGATTATATTTGTACCGAATACATTAAGCAACATAAATATGCGAATGAAATTTATTCTAAAAGTTCTAATACAGTGAGATTATTACTTTTATGGAACTCTGAAGTAAATAGTTTTATCATTGCTAATTCCTTTCACCGATTTGGCATGCAGAATAAATTAGTTGATAACATTGGCAATGGCGGAGGTATATTATATTACATTGATACGGTTTCCGGTAAACTTAGAGGCCATGGATTATTAAAATATTATAACAAACCAATAGATCTTCACAATAATTTCTATCATCCCGAGACAGAAACAAGAGTTGAAGGTATTCAGATACCAAATTGGAATAATATAATAGAAAAAATTATAAGTGTAATGAACAATTTATCATTTCTAAAGTATGTTGGTATTGATATAATTATAACTGATAATGGATTTAAGATAATTGAACTCAATTCACATCCTACACTAGCACCTTTACAAGTTGAGAAGGGAATTTGGGAAAGTGAACCCCTGAAAAAATTCTTTTCTGAAATAATAAAATAA
- a CDS encoding ATP-grasp domain-containing protein produces MQKQKKILFLGGAPSQVPIIVEAKSRGFYIITCDYLPNNPGHKLADEYYNISTTDVQSVLKLAEELGPDFIVAYASDPAAPVASYVSEKLNKPGNSYQSTRTLAEKDLFRDFLKHNSFNVPNFISTDKHSYKNLIDKFNLQFPVIVKPNDSSGSKGVSLVDSIDNLTGAVDYSMKFSRSGKVIIEEYIDNSQGDLHGDGFVLNGKLIFSCLGDHIYNKLSNPFNPCGTLWPSKVSSDLIKKVEAEVNKIINKSGFSFGPINIEARINSEGKLFIMEIGPRNGGHYVPQAIKYSTGFDLVKFYLDVLENKNIEIKNFDYNNYKFVSYFAIHTDHKGIFKDLNISDEIKPFIKEIFLYMSPGTEVNSFISSNSAVGVVILQFSSRFEMEYFSNNFQKLISVNLIN; encoded by the coding sequence ATGCAGAAACAAAAAAAAATCCTCTTTCTTGGTGGTGCTCCGTCTCAAGTACCAATTATCGTTGAAGCCAAATCAAGGGGTTTTTACATTATAACCTGTGATTATTTGCCAAATAACCCTGGACACAAATTAGCGGACGAATACTATAATATTAGCACGACTGATGTTCAATCTGTATTAAAACTTGCAGAAGAATTAGGCCCGGATTTTATTGTTGCCTATGCATCTGATCCAGCTGCTCCGGTAGCCTCTTATGTCTCGGAGAAACTAAATAAACCTGGTAACTCCTATCAAAGTACAAGAACATTAGCAGAAAAAGATTTATTTAGGGATTTTCTAAAGCATAATTCTTTTAATGTTCCTAATTTTATTAGTACTGATAAACATAGCTATAAAAATTTAATTGATAAATTTAATTTACAGTTTCCGGTTATTGTAAAACCAAATGATTCATCTGGCAGCAAAGGTGTTAGTTTAGTTGACTCAATTGATAATTTAACTGGTGCTGTTGATTATTCTATGAAATTTTCAAGAAGTGGGAAAGTAATCATAGAAGAATATATAGATAATTCACAGGGTGATTTACATGGTGATGGATTTGTACTTAATGGAAAATTAATTTTTAGCTGTTTAGGTGATCACATTTATAACAAATTATCAAATCCTTTTAATCCATGTGGTACTTTATGGCCTTCAAAAGTATCATCAGATTTAATTAAAAAAGTTGAAGCAGAAGTAAATAAAATTATTAATAAAAGTGGATTCTCTTTTGGGCCTATCAATATTGAAGCAAGAATTAATAGTGAAGGCAAATTATTTATAATGGAAATAGGTCCTCGCAATGGGGGCCATTATGTTCCACAGGCCATTAAGTATTCTACTGGTTTTGATTTGGTCAAATTTTATCTTGATGTTTTGGAGAATAAAAATATTGAAATAAAAAACTTTGACTATAACAATTATAAATTTGTCTCTTACTTTGCAATACATACTGATCATAAAGGTATTTTTAAAGATTTGAATATTAGTGATGAAATTAAACCTTTTATAAAAGAGATTTTTCTTTATATGTCTCCCGGAACTGAAGTTAACAGTTTTATTTCTTCAAATTCAGCGGTTGGAGTTGTTATTTTACAATTTAGTTCAAGGTTTGAGATGGAATACTTTTCAAATAATTTTCAAAAATTAATATCTGTTAATTTAATAAATTAA
- a CDS encoding GNAT family N-acetyltransferase, whose translation MSNKIKIQSKNIKLNELIRLLEDCDNDFIPKLSSRVNISDYSRKLLDKAEINTLVSGDKIVGIVAFYCNDFENKIAFISSLCVNKSYRGLGLSKRLIDTVIEFAKNKNFKFIRLEVGIENYKARKLYEKFNFYTIDKKEDTIIMQYEIK comes from the coding sequence ATGTCAAACAAAATTAAAATTCAATCTAAAAACATCAAGCTAAATGAACTTATACGTTTACTTGAAGATTGCGATAATGATTTTATACCAAAACTTTCAAGCAGAGTAAATATATCAGATTATAGTAGGAAATTATTAGATAAAGCGGAAATTAATACTTTAGTAAGTGGCGATAAAATAGTTGGAATTGTTGCCTTTTATTGTAATGATTTTGAAAATAAAATCGCTTTTATATCATCTTTGTGTGTAAATAAATCATATCGAGGTTTGGGTTTGAGTAAAAGATTAATTGATACTGTTATTGAATTTGCCAAAAACAAAAATTTTAAATTTATAAGACTCGAAGTTGGGATTGAGAACTACAAGGCAAGAAAACTGTATGAAAAATTTAATTTTTACACAATTGATAAAAAAGAAGATACAATAATAATGCAATATGAAATCAAATAA
- a CDS encoding glycosyltransferase: MKSNNYKVSICCITYNHEKYIRDALEGFIMQKTDFPFEIIIHDDASTDRTADIIREYENKYPDLFVCIYQKENQWSKGIMPLPTYVWPKARGKYIALCEGDDYWTDPYKLQKQVDILEAHPEYSMCFTARNVIDRDGNFFRIERYPQRIFKTKDVVKNFIPATQTILMRNFPGLITFRQRHSSYPSGDRLVAYYCSLMGDIYYLDEVTACYRESGEGVWSSFDNLAKREKRLERFREFYKILGIEENNINLIDRGLYEFYSYIKSELSHPLKLIKNFNKYYRKYLDATQLSLFLVVLYLRIKRRVVKFFRKIFFKNNL, translated from the coding sequence ATGAAATCAAATAATTATAAGGTATCTATTTGTTGTATCACATATAATCACGAAAAATATATCCGTGATGCACTCGAGGGATTCATAATGCAAAAAACGGACTTCCCTTTTGAAATTATTATCCACGATGATGCCTCGACTGACAGAACCGCAGATATTATTCGAGAATATGAGAACAAATATCCTGATCTCTTTGTTTGTATATACCAAAAAGAAAATCAATGGTCGAAAGGTATAATGCCATTGCCAACTTATGTTTGGCCAAAAGCACGCGGTAAATACATTGCACTTTGTGAAGGTGACGACTACTGGACAGACCCGTATAAACTGCAAAAACAGGTGGATATTCTCGAAGCTCATCCGGAGTATTCAATGTGCTTTACTGCCAGAAATGTCATTGATAGAGATGGAAATTTCTTCCGAATTGAGAGGTATCCCCAAAGAATCTTTAAGACCAAAGATGTAGTCAAAAATTTTATTCCCGCAACGCAAACAATTTTAATGCGTAACTTTCCTGGATTAATTACTTTTAGGCAAAGACATTCTTCTTATCCCTCTGGCGACAGATTAGTTGCTTATTATTGCTCTCTGATGGGTGATATTTATTATCTGGACGAAGTTACCGCTTGCTATCGCGAATCCGGCGAAGGAGTCTGGTCCTCTTTTGATAACCTTGCAAAAAGAGAAAAAAGATTGGAAAGGTTTAGAGAATTCTATAAAATTCTTGGAATTGAGGAGAATAACATAAATTTAATCGACCGTGGCTTATATGAGTTTTATTCCTATATTAAATCAGAACTGAGTCATCCATTAAAACTTATTAAAAACTTTAATAAATATTACAGGAAATATCTTGATGCTACGCAGCTTTCACTATTTTTAGTGGTGCTTTATCTTAGGATTAAAAGAAGAGTAGTGAAATTCTTTAGGAAAATATTCTTTAAAAATAATTTATAA
- a CDS encoding glycosyltransferase family 2 protein produces MLPIVSICIPVYNSSEWLSQTILSAINQSYKNIEIIIVDDGSTDNSWNIIEEYQKKFPEIIKAIRQENKGACSARNKALSVSNGHYIQWLDSDDLLDKYKIESQLEVVKFVKDTEILLSCSFAKFYEDISKTRFIPNSLWQDLSPENWLQLHLKDNSVIYPHCWLVNRRITEKAGTWNENILLNQDGEYFSRVVASSKFVKFVPEAKCYYRTGNLSSISNNKSKRKIVSLINANLEIVNNALNFNNNESMKTACRIFLQNFYSKLLFEDDEIPEIHSLKKKILSLDGNIPQKMESFRFFIMRKILGLKLARTLKLFFWSMEIRINKLLNKI; encoded by the coding sequence ATGTTACCCATTGTATCAATCTGCATACCTGTTTATAACTCATCTGAATGGCTGAGTCAAACAATTTTGTCTGCAATAAACCAGTCATACAAAAATATTGAAATAATCATAGTTGATGACGGCTCAACTGACAATAGCTGGAATATTATAGAAGAATATCAGAAAAAATTTCCTGAAATTATCAAGGCAATCAGGCAGGAAAATAAAGGGGCTTGTTCTGCCAGAAATAAAGCTTTGTCAGTTTCTAATGGACACTATATCCAGTGGCTTGATTCAGATGATCTGTTGGATAAATATAAAATTGAATCCCAGTTGGAAGTAGTAAAGTTTGTTAAAGATACAGAAATTTTATTGTCCTGCTCCTTTGCAAAATTTTATGAAGATATTTCTAAAACCAGATTTATTCCAAACTCTCTCTGGCAGGATCTTTCTCCGGAAAATTGGCTTCAATTGCATCTTAAAGATAATTCGGTTATTTATCCTCATTGTTGGCTTGTAAACCGGAGAATCACTGAAAAAGCTGGTACCTGGAATGAAAATATCTTACTTAATCAGGATGGGGAATACTTTTCCAGAGTTGTCGCTTCAAGTAAGTTTGTAAAATTTGTACCTGAAGCGAAATGTTATTATCGCACAGGAAATTTGTCCAGTATAAGTAATAATAAATCAAAAAGGAAAATAGTATCACTTATTAACGCAAACCTTGAAATTGTTAATAATGCACTTAATTTTAATAATAATGAAAGTATGAAGACTGCTTGCCGGATATTCCTGCAAAATTTTTATTCAAAATTATTATTTGAAGATGATGAAATACCTGAAATCCATTCCCTGAAGAAAAAAATTTTATCTTTAGACGGTAATATCCCCCAGAAAATGGAATCTTTTAGGTTTTTTATTATGAGAAAGATTTTGGGTCTTAAACTGGCCAGAACCTTAAAATTATTCTTTTGGTCTATGGAGATAAGAATAAATAAACTTTTAAATAAAATTTAA
- a CDS encoding YCF48-related protein: MKIILLIFSFLLISNSIQAQWTDINPVPEGNTLWSTFFINDSVGWIAGSDGFIKKTTDGGIEWIQQNISTSAEIKSIFFISIDTGWICGEQGILLKTINGGYSWISLNSGTTERLNQIKFYNKLNGIAVGDKGIIIRTTDGGISWSQVYNNNLIELLSADLASDNIFYTTGYEPGSNSPKILKSTDAGINWIDLSSNLSGLVGSLNTVEFVNADTGFAGGGEFYFSIGFILKTTDGGITWQQKSLPLPRNDKPFENHKILIDDEYYGIRAIYFKDENTGFAVGGNGGGWRRVILSTTDAGSTWGLKYHGMEEYGLLSVSVTESGFGIATGFNGSIFRTENNGVNWFQQLSGGVNYGGKEKLNCVSFITDSFGWTGGTRQSFGGNEDGYLLMKTTNGGKLWVTNTYYYDIPLYLRDIFFINENFGWIATSDGIQYTTDAGNTWGYNNQITSVSSIFFIDHNTGWLLSDNTYFKNNKSFQVNNVIAKSTDGGVSWTVKSTPGGNSIYFSDSLNGWVAGDNGNIRKTTDGGETWINKLSGTVSDLKSIKFFNNNLGAVAGSNSTFLISTDGGETWLSRNTNTNTAFNSITFIDANSIWLVGDNGTILFTDDLGNTWTNYGNITNKNLKSIYKKNDNSVFIAGHQGAMLRYFNNTQQPPMHFNKNWSGNPYLPMNIYITSAKIENASLKAGDEIAVFSSGNCVGSIRLNDSIPQNGFVQIITSLDDPNTNEVDGFIPNDTIVFKFWNSQTQQEIELVIASYTQGTGRFIQQGTSVVNLNGYNYLTQSVGLTGGWNIISLNVQPDNINMMSIFNSLISGDVLIKVQDETGNAIEKLPEPIGWINNIGNWSPTEGYYTKIQPNSAASLITTGIKVPLPQNIILTNGWNIISYPVQTEQNALLILQDLINNGKLVKVQDEAGNAIEYLPEPIGWINNIGNFKPGEGYYLKVNSIASLTYTESALPKSIELNKNIIAEKNNTSHFTQIWSDNPYLPMNIYVTDFNLPDGSSLIQGDEIGIFYSDICIGAAQISQNDINRGYVQIILSADDPTTIETDGFVAGNSIIVNVWKANQNQFITISNPVFLSGSEFFEPLGTSVIRFNTVIPVELISFGALVNNSDVRLSWSTSTELNNRGFEIERGQKPKVKSQIDWESIGFINGKGTTTETQNYSFADKNLLPGKYYYRLKQIDFDGKFSFSGMIEVNVDLPTEFALEQNYPNPFNPTTKISWQSPVGSWQTLKVFDILGNEVATLVDEYKEPGRYEVEFDASDLSSGVYIYRLQADAFISTKKMVLLR, from the coding sequence ATGAAAATCATCTTACTTATTTTCTCCTTTTTACTGATTTCTAACTCAATACAAGCTCAATGGACCGATATTAATCCAGTACCGGAAGGTAATACTTTATGGAGTACTTTTTTTATTAACGATTCAGTTGGGTGGATTGCCGGTTCAGATGGTTTTATTAAAAAAACCACCGACGGTGGGATTGAATGGATTCAACAAAATATCAGTACCAGCGCCGAAATTAAATCGATATTCTTTATTTCGATTGATACCGGATGGATTTGCGGTGAACAAGGAATATTGTTAAAAACGATTAATGGTGGATATAGCTGGATTTCATTAAACTCCGGAACAACCGAGCGATTAAATCAAATTAAATTTTACAATAAGTTAAATGGCATTGCAGTGGGTGATAAAGGCATAATAATCAGGACTACAGATGGGGGTATTTCGTGGAGTCAGGTTTATAATAATAACTTAATTGAATTACTTTCTGCAGATTTAGCTTCTGACAATATTTTTTATACGACCGGATATGAGCCAGGATCTAATTCTCCCAAAATTCTAAAATCAACCGATGCGGGCATTAATTGGATTGATTTATCTTCGAATTTAAGTGGGTTAGTTGGTTCCTTAAATACAGTTGAATTTGTTAATGCTGATACGGGTTTTGCCGGAGGGGGAGAATTTTACTTTAGCATTGGGTTTATTCTTAAAACAACCGATGGTGGAATCACCTGGCAACAAAAGAGCTTACCACTGCCAAGAAATGACAAACCTTTTGAAAATCATAAAATTTTAATTGATGATGAATATTACGGTATCCGTGCTATTTATTTCAAGGATGAGAATACAGGTTTTGCAGTTGGTGGAAATGGAGGAGGATGGCGAAGGGTAATCCTTTCAACTACCGATGCCGGTTCGACATGGGGATTGAAATATCACGGTATGGAGGAGTATGGTTTACTTTCAGTATCCGTTACTGAAAGTGGTTTTGGAATTGCAACAGGTTTCAATGGATCGATTTTCAGAACTGAGAATAATGGTGTTAACTGGTTTCAGCAACTCAGCGGTGGAGTTAATTATGGGGGCAAGGAAAAACTTAATTGTGTTTCTTTTATTACTGACTCTTTTGGATGGACGGGTGGTACCAGACAAAGTTTTGGTGGTAATGAGGATGGATATTTATTAATGAAAACCACCAATGGCGGGAAGCTCTGGGTTACGAATACATATTATTACGATATACCATTATATCTTCGTGACATATTTTTTATTAACGAAAATTTTGGTTGGATTGCTACTTCTGATGGAATACAATATACTACCGACGCCGGTAATACCTGGGGTTATAATAATCAAATTACAAGTGTGTCATCAATTTTCTTCATTGACCATAATACAGGATGGCTTTTATCCGATAATACCTACTTTAAGAATAACAAATCGTTTCAAGTAAATAATGTAATTGCCAAATCAACCGATGGCGGAGTTAGCTGGACTGTGAAGAGTACACCGGGAGGTAATTCAATTTATTTCTCAGATTCATTAAATGGTTGGGTAGCAGGAGATAACGGAAACATAAGGAAAACAACAGACGGAGGCGAAACCTGGATAAATAAATTAAGCGGTACAGTATCAGATTTAAAGTCAATTAAGTTTTTTAATAATAACCTTGGTGCAGTTGCTGGCAGTAACAGCACATTTCTGATTTCAACAGATGGGGGTGAAACATGGTTATCAAGAAATACAAATACCAACACAGCATTTAATTCAATTACATTCATCGATGCAAATTCAATCTGGTTGGTTGGAGATAACGGAACAATTTTATTTACCGATGACCTTGGAAATACCTGGACAAACTATGGTAACATTACAAACAAAAATCTGAAAAGCATTTACAAGAAAAATGATAACTCAGTTTTTATTGCCGGACATCAGGGCGCTATGTTAAGATATTTTAATAACACACAACAACCACCTATGCACTTCAATAAAAACTGGAGTGGTAATCCTTATCTTCCAATGAACATTTATATCACCTCAGCTAAGATTGAGAATGCTTCATTAAAAGCAGGTGATGAAATTGCTGTTTTCAGTAGTGGTAATTGTGTTGGGTCTATACGACTAAATGATTCAATTCCGCAAAACGGTTTTGTTCAGATAATTACCTCATTGGATGATCCGAATACGAATGAAGTAGATGGTTTCATACCAAACGATACTATTGTATTCAAGTTCTGGAATTCACAAACCCAGCAGGAAATAGAATTAGTGATTGCCTCATATACACAGGGAACAGGACGTTTCATTCAGCAGGGAACTTCCGTAGTTAATTTAAATGGATATAATTATCTGACGCAAAGCGTTGGGCTGACAGGCGGATGGAATATAATATCGCTTAATGTTCAGCCAGATAACATTAATATGATGAGTATATTCAATTCTTTAATAAGCGGGGATGTTTTAATCAAGGTGCAGGATGAAACAGGAAATGCAATCGAGAAGCTACCGGAACCAATCGGATGGATAAATAATATAGGAAACTGGAGTCCTACTGAAGGGTATTATACTAAAATTCAACCCAATTCAGCAGCTTCCCTCATTACAACCGGAATAAAAGTTCCGCTTCCGCAAAATATTATTTTAACAAATGGATGGAATATTATCAGTTATCCTGTTCAGACAGAACAGAATGCACTTCTGATACTTCAGGACCTTATAAATAACGGAAAGCTGGTAAAGGTTCAGGATGAAGCGGGAAATGCAATTGAATATTTACCCGAGCCGATTGGCTGGATAAACAATATTGGAAATTTCAAACCGGGAGAAGGATATTATTTGAAAGTGAATTCAATTGCATCGTTAACATATACAGAATCTGCATTACCCAAATCAATTGAATTAAATAAAAATATTATTGCGGAAAAGAACAATACTTCGCACTTCACACAGATTTGGAGTGATAATCCATATCTTCCAATGAATATTTATGTGACTGATTTTAATTTACCTGATGGAAGTTCATTAATTCAGGGGGATGAAATCGGAATATTTTACTCAGATATTTGCATTGGTGCTGCTCAGATAAGTCAGAACGATATAAATCGTGGTTATGTTCAGATTATTTTATCGGCCGATGATCCAACAACAATCGAGACAGATGGTTTTGTTGCTGGAAATTCTATCATTGTAAATGTTTGGAAGGCAAATCAGAATCAATTCATTACAATTTCAAATCCCGTATTTCTTTCAGGTTCAGAATTTTTTGAACCTCTGGGAACATCTGTTATCAGGTTTAATACAGTTATACCAGTCGAATTAATTTCTTTTGGTGCTTTAGTAAATAATTCAGATGTACGGTTAAGCTGGAGTACTTCAACCGAATTAAATAATCGTGGATTTGAAATTGAGAGAGGTCAAAAGCCAAAAGTCAAAAGTCAAATTGATTGGGAAAGCATTGGCTTTATAAACGGTAAAGGAACAACTACTGAAACTCAGAATTATTCTTTTGCTGATAAAAACCTATTACCGGGTAAGTATTACTACAGACTGAAGCAAATAGATTTTGATGGAAAATTTAGTTTTTCCGGAATGATAGAAGTAAATGTTGATTTACCTACAGAGTTTGCACTTGAGCAGAATTATCCGAACCCTTTTAATCCGACAACAAAAATCAGTTGGCAGTCGCCAGTAGGCAGTTGGCAAACATTAAAAGTATTTGATATACTTGGCAATGAAGTTGCAACATTAGTGGATGAGTATAAAGAGCCAGGCAGATATGAAGTTGAGTTTGATGCATCGGATTTATCATCGGGGGTATATATTTACAGATTACAGGCGGATGCATTTATCAGTACGAAGAAAATGGTATTGCTAAGGTAA
- a CDS encoding polysaccharide deacetylase family protein: MSEKEDSIVCEADIFAGVYFFLTRWEEYISEDMDQYGRFKYKNSVAYKFNLVHRPVVNEYAEFLWNIIKYLDPSIKRVQRKYLPVITHDIDAPLRLLDLKMLRNSFFRNLIKRKNYSNALRDIPVYFINKFNPRFDLGNTYELLMDASESIGVKSNFFFIQSEKTKFDPGYDNRSKLLQNIFKKIKDRGHNIGIHSSYYSLENAEKWKNEYHELCNATGVKIKNGRHHYLRFKVPFTWQVWDDNGLESDHTLGFAEMEGFRCGTCYSYSVYNFLTRKKLKLKESPLILMEVSVTEYQKLDKPEQFAEKLKNVVNIVKRYNGEFVFLYHNSFFDTKYLTKEKYWEWISIISD; encoded by the coding sequence TTGAGCGAAAAAGAAGATAGTATAGTTTGTGAGGCGGATATTTTTGCCGGGGTATACTTCTTTTTAACCCGATGGGAAGAATATATTTCAGAAGATATGGACCAGTATGGAAGGTTCAAATATAAAAACTCTGTGGCGTATAAATTCAATCTTGTACATCGGCCGGTTGTAAATGAATATGCTGAATTTTTATGGAATATAATAAAATATTTAGACCCTTCCATTAAAAGAGTTCAAAGAAAATACCTCCCGGTAATTACACACGACATAGATGCACCTCTCAGGTTACTTGATTTAAAGATGCTGAGAAATTCATTCTTCAGAAATTTGATAAAAAGAAAAAATTATAGTAATGCACTCAGAGATATACCGGTTTATTTTATAAATAAATTTAACCCGAGGTTTGATCTTGGTAACACTTACGAACTTCTTATGGATGCCTCAGAGTCTATTGGAGTGAAATCAAATTTCTTTTTTATACAGTCAGAAAAAACAAAATTCGATCCCGGTTATGATAATAGAAGTAAATTATTACAGAATATATTCAAGAAAATTAAGGACAGGGGGCACAATATAGGTATTCATTCAAGTTACTATTCACTTGAAAACGCGGAAAAATGGAAAAATGAATATCATGAATTATGTAATGCAACCGGGGTAAAAATTAAAAACGGAAGGCATCATTATTTAAGATTTAAAGTGCCTTTTACCTGGCAGGTGTGGGATGATAATGGGTTAGAATCAGACCATACTTTGGGATTTGCTGAGATGGAGGGGTTCAGGTGCGGTACCTGTTATTCTTATAGTGTTTATAATTTTTTAACCCGAAAAAAACTTAAATTAAAAGAATCACCATTGATTTTAATGGAAGTGAGTGTTACTGAGTATCAGAAACTGGACAAACCTGAACAGTTTGCGGAAAAACTAAAGAATGTCGTAAATATAGTTAAAAGATATAATGGCGAGTTTGTTTTTCTATATCATAATTCATTCTTTGACACAAAATATCTTACCAAAGAAAAGTATTGGGAGTGGATCAGTATAATTAGTGATTAA